From a single Stackebrandtia endophytica genomic region:
- a CDS encoding FG-GAP-like repeat-containing protein, whose amino-acid sequence MRRGFAVGLALLLGGLGILIPSGAQAAPGAPFKLPYRAGSAYVITQTPGSGFSHADDYNRHAVDFGMPTGTPIVASAAGTVYFEGWTNGGGIMVLIDHGNNRCSQYAHLNSTIINNGNRVSQGQQIGTSGATGNVTGPHLHWNIVYCNSQISREIPNSVERGTSYPTGHAPVSQNGGSSGVKRDRVSDFNGDGRADVLGVDSSGKFQYYRNQSGTLAGPKQIGHGWSNFKHVVSADWSGDGAADVLGVDSGGKLWYYPNNNYTLSSPRQIGHGWGGFKHVMAADWSGDGKADVLGVDASGNLWYYPHSGDGFGNPSKIGHGWGGFKHVMAADWSGDGQADVLGVDASGNLWYYPHNGNGLSKPVKIGHGWGAFKHVWASDFSGDGQADVLGVDASGNLWYYPHNGNGLSSPVKIGHGWGAFKFVM is encoded by the coding sequence ATGCGTCGCGGTTTCGCGGTCGGCTTGGCCCTGCTCCTTGGCGGACTGGGGATCCTGATCCCCTCCGGTGCCCAGGCCGCACCGGGTGCTCCGTTCAAGTTGCCGTATCGAGCCGGATCGGCCTATGTCATCACCCAGACCCCCGGAAGCGGCTTCTCCCACGCGGACGACTACAACCGGCACGCCGTCGACTTCGGAATGCCCACCGGCACACCGATCGTGGCCTCGGCGGCCGGGACCGTCTACTTCGAAGGATGGACCAACGGCGGCGGCATCATGGTGCTGATCGACCACGGCAACAACCGGTGCAGCCAGTACGCCCACCTCAACTCCACGATCATCAACAACGGCAACCGCGTGTCGCAGGGCCAGCAGATCGGAACCTCCGGCGCCACCGGCAACGTCACCGGCCCGCACCTGCACTGGAACATCGTCTACTGCAACAGCCAGATCAGCCGAGAGATCCCCAACTCCGTCGAACGCGGCACCAGCTACCCCACCGGACATGCACCCGTCAGCCAGAACGGTGGATCCAGCGGCGTCAAACGGGATCGGGTATCCGACTTCAATGGCGACGGCCGTGCCGACGTCCTGGGCGTCGACTCGTCCGGGAAGTTCCAGTACTACCGCAACCAGAGCGGCACACTCGCCGGCCCGAAGCAGATCGGTCACGGCTGGTCGAACTTCAAGCACGTCGTGTCGGCGGATTGGAGTGGGGACGGCGCGGCTGACGTGCTCGGTGTCGACTCCGGGGGCAAGCTCTGGTACTACCCCAACAACAACTACACCTTGTCCTCACCGCGTCAGATCGGCCACGGCTGGGGCGGTTTCAAGCACGTCATGGCCGCCGATTGGAGTGGTGACGGCAAGGCCGATGTTCTCGGTGTCGATGCGTCGGGGAACCTCTGGTATTACCCGCACAGTGGCGACGGTTTCGGCAACCCGTCGAAGATCGGTCACGGCTGGGGCGGTTTCAAGCACGTCATGGCCGCCGATTGGAGTGGCGACGGTCAAGCCGACGTCTTGGGTGTCGATGCCTCGGGGAACCTCTGGTACTACCCGCACAACGGAAACGGCTTGAGCAAACCGGTGAAGATCGGTCACGGCTGGGGTGCGTTCAAGCACGTGTGGGCCTCCGACTTCAGCGGTGACGGTCAAGCCGACGTTCTCGGTGTCGATGCGTCGGGGAACCTCTGGTACTACCCCCACAACGGAAACGGCCTCAGCAGTCCCGTGAAGATCGGCCACGGCTGGGGTGCCTTCAAGTTCGTGATGTAA
- a CDS encoding MoaD/ThiS family protein — MNAPTSVTVRFFAGARAAAGHAELTVPAGTLAELRARLVKDLGPDFARVLQVSSLLVNGETSHDDLIELSPGSTVDILPPFAGG; from the coding sequence ATGAACGCACCAACCTCGGTCACCGTGCGCTTCTTCGCCGGTGCCCGCGCGGCCGCCGGTCACGCCGAGTTGACGGTGCCGGCGGGCACGTTGGCCGAACTGCGGGCGCGTCTGGTCAAGGACCTGGGGCCGGACTTCGCGCGGGTCCTGCAGGTGAGTAGCCTGCTCGTCAATGGTGAGACCAGTCATGACGACCTCATCGAGCTCTCCCCTGGATCTACTGTGGATATCCTTCCGCCGTTTGCAGGCGGATGA
- a CDS encoding MaoC/PaaZ C-terminal domain-containing protein, giving the protein MTAVEVTAGDTLFEREFTIRRTDLVAYAHASGDHNPIHLDDEAARSAGLPGVIAHGMYTMGLAARAVAEWAGSPDRVTELTARFAKPVVVPAEGGASVTVVGVVRKVNDAGDIEVTMTVTCGTDKVLAPARVTVTAA; this is encoded by the coding sequence GTGACCGCAGTAGAAGTGACGGCAGGGGACACCCTGTTCGAGCGGGAGTTCACGATTCGGCGCACCGACCTGGTCGCCTACGCGCACGCCTCCGGCGATCACAACCCGATCCACCTGGACGACGAGGCGGCTCGCTCGGCAGGACTGCCGGGCGTGATCGCGCACGGGATGTACACGATGGGCTTGGCCGCCCGAGCCGTCGCCGAGTGGGCGGGCTCCCCGGACCGGGTCACCGAACTGACCGCCCGGTTCGCCAAACCGGTGGTGGTTCCCGCCGAGGGCGGCGCCTCCGTGACGGTGGTCGGTGTGGTCCGCAAGGTCAACGACGCCGGCGACATCGAGGTGACCATGACCGTCACCTGTGGCACCGACAAGGTGTTGGCCCCGGCTCGGGTCACCGTCACCGCCGCCTAA
- a CDS encoding TetR/AcrR family transcriptional regulator, with protein MASSDDARHSPKRGKRSDARRNQQVLLDAAAAVFVESGVDAPVREIAARAGVGMGTVYRHFPSRGDLVVAVYRHQVDTAAAVGPELLASQGSAVDALHRWVGLFVDFLVTKHGLARALQDDREQSDSLHRYFVDHLVPVCAQLLDAATEECGGTASIDAYALLRGIGNLCIGGSTSRYDPNRLAHLLVAGVLADVDSRRSAESSVDDT; from the coding sequence ATGGCTTCCTCAGATGACGCTCGGCACTCGCCGAAGCGCGGCAAGCGCAGCGACGCGCGACGCAACCAACAGGTCCTTCTCGACGCGGCCGCCGCCGTGTTCGTCGAGTCCGGTGTCGACGCGCCGGTGCGGGAGATCGCCGCGCGCGCCGGCGTTGGTATGGGCACGGTGTACCGACACTTTCCCTCCCGCGGTGACCTGGTGGTCGCGGTGTATCGGCACCAGGTCGACACGGCGGCGGCCGTCGGCCCCGAACTGTTGGCCTCCCAGGGTTCGGCCGTCGACGCGCTTCACCGGTGGGTGGGGCTGTTCGTGGACTTCCTCGTCACCAAGCACGGGCTCGCCCGCGCGCTACAAGACGATCGGGAACAGTCGGACTCCCTCCACCGGTACTTTGTGGACCACTTGGTGCCGGTCTGCGCGCAACTGCTCGACGCCGCCACCGAGGAATGTGGCGGCACGGCCTCCATCGACGCCTACGCGTTGCTGAGGGGAATCGGAAATCTCTGTATCGGTGGGAGCACCTCCCGATACGACCCGAACCGGCTGGCACACCTTCTGGTCGCCGGGGTGCTCGCCGACGTCGACTCACGCCGTTCGGCGGAATCGTCCGTCGACGACACCTGA
- a CDS encoding PASTA domain-containing protein has translation MLDQPVPSTPVNRKPWFWIAIAGAVLALACCLGLATSAFKPDDTAAGDSGTASEARQEDSSPDGSDETVEESPEVAEIEMPSVVDMNAAVARDELERLGFTNVQFGSLDEEHNTIGVVNPANWTVIEQSHEPGRLVPADAVIVLGCMKN, from the coding sequence GTGCTGGATCAGCCCGTCCCGTCTACGCCCGTCAACCGAAAACCGTGGTTCTGGATCGCCATCGCGGGTGCGGTCCTGGCTCTGGCATGCTGCCTCGGCCTTGCGACGAGCGCGTTCAAACCGGACGACACCGCCGCCGGTGATTCCGGCACCGCATCCGAAGCCCGGCAGGAGGACTCGTCACCCGACGGCTCCGACGAGACTGTGGAGGAGAGCCCCGAGGTCGCCGAGATCGAGATGCCCTCGGTCGTCGACATGAACGCGGCCGTGGCGCGAGACGAGTTGGAGCGTCTGGGTTTCACGAACGTCCAGTTCGGATCTCTTGACGAGGAACACAACACCATCGGCGTCGTCAACCCGGCGAACTGGACGGTGATCGAGCAGTCCCACGAGCCGGGCCGCCTGGTCCCGGCCGACGCCGTGATAGTCCTCGGTTGCATGAAGAACTAA
- a CDS encoding UvrD-helicase domain-containing protein has translation MPEPVIPLRREPLQPDGPCLAGMEEVGTGLLDHVDAMQRVAASAPPGPLLINAGPGTGKTHVLIRRIAYLTAELHVPASQCLVLARTRAAAADIAAELRELIGTAVADMTIRGFEELSELPPLGHLFVDDLHHMPPKLYEALRADRGDQPDFTATGDPDSLPDGEPIPFERFAQDYPEARTVRLSRNHRNTAPIIAAAMQLITPVTRAPGRGMLPSRPAAGTAPIGRFFAADPAAERHFAERLPDRLAEHGVRPDEVAVIAADGNASVPGAIPISRIAGAQYRVVCCVGVTAEDFPDEPAARRRLFTAMTRAADLLYVSHTDKGSPLLDDIDPGLFTGFGQVRSNQPQVEQPRLL, from the coding sequence ATGCCCGAACCCGTGATCCCACTTCGCCGTGAACCGCTGCAACCCGACGGGCCGTGCCTGGCCGGGATGGAGGAGGTCGGCACCGGCCTGCTCGACCACGTCGACGCGATGCAGCGCGTCGCCGCCTCCGCTCCGCCCGGACCACTGCTCATCAACGCGGGCCCCGGCACCGGCAAGACCCACGTCCTGATTCGCCGAATCGCCTACCTGACAGCCGAACTGCATGTCCCCGCCTCCCAGTGCCTGGTGCTGGCTCGCACCCGCGCGGCCGCGGCGGACATCGCCGCCGAACTGCGTGAGCTGATCGGCACCGCCGTCGCCGACATGACCATTCGCGGGTTCGAGGAACTGAGCGAACTGCCGCCGTTGGGACACCTCTTCGTCGACGATCTTCACCACATGCCTCCGAAGTTGTACGAGGCGCTGCGCGCCGACCGGGGGGATCAGCCCGACTTCACCGCCACCGGTGACCCCGACTCGCTGCCCGACGGTGAACCGATCCCCTTCGAGCGGTTCGCTCAGGACTACCCCGAAGCCCGAACCGTCCGCCTATCGCGCAACCACCGCAACACCGCGCCCATCATCGCCGCCGCGATGCAGTTGATCACCCCGGTCACCCGGGCGCCCGGACGCGGCATGCTGCCGTCCCGGCCAGCCGCCGGTACCGCGCCGATCGGGCGGTTCTTCGCCGCCGACCCGGCTGCCGAACGACACTTCGCCGAGCGGCTGCCCGACCGCCTCGCCGAACACGGTGTCCGGCCCGACGAGGTCGCCGTCATCGCCGCCGACGGCAACGCCTCGGTTCCCGGTGCGATACCGATCAGCCGGATAGCCGGCGCCCAGTACCGAGTGGTGTGCTGTGTGGGCGTCACCGCCGAGGACTTCCCCGACGAACCCGCCGCTCGCCGACGCCTCTTCACCGCGATGACCCGCGCCGCCGACCTGTTGTACGTCAGTCACACCGACAAGGGCTCCCCTCTGCTCGACGACATCGATCCCGGTCTGTTCACCGGATTCGGACAGGTGCGCTCCAACCAGCCACAAGTGGAACAACCGCGACTTCTCTAG
- a CDS encoding alpha/beta hydrolase family protein: MSTSTDISGSEVVAALTEVTGHGTTVVSVAPVVLDAPGRPLPLEVRASAPVTGDRLPVLLFSHGNGWSLDGYAPLTSYWASQGFVVVQPTHLDSRRNGIGFDDERFGSIWTRRRHDLIHILEQLDVVEAAVPGLAGRIDRDTVVAAGHSWGAQTVQMLLGARVINPDGTLGIDYRDDRVSAGVLLAATGVGGPELSPFAAEHLPFMNPSFAQLTTSTLVVAGDHDQSKMSIRGPDWFTDAYTLSPGATDLLTLFGAEHSLGGIPNYEAAETTDENPERVAVLQRLTTAYLRSVVTRDPSLWEQARKTFSATGSTIGRIESKRHPEPGESEGENTKTPGIPGVFIGGGGGI; encoded by the coding sequence ATGTCCACTTCCACCGACATCAGCGGTTCCGAGGTCGTCGCCGCCCTCACCGAGGTCACGGGCCACGGAACCACCGTCGTCTCCGTCGCTCCCGTCGTCTTGGACGCCCCCGGGCGTCCCCTCCCGCTCGAGGTGCGAGCCTCGGCGCCCGTCACGGGAGACCGGCTGCCGGTGCTGTTGTTCTCTCACGGCAACGGCTGGTCTCTCGACGGATACGCCCCGCTGACCTCGTACTGGGCCTCTCAAGGTTTCGTCGTCGTTCAACCCACGCACCTCGACTCTCGACGCAACGGAATCGGGTTCGACGATGAACGGTTCGGATCGATCTGGACCCGGCGGCGTCACGATCTCATTCACATTCTCGAACAGTTGGACGTCGTCGAAGCCGCCGTCCCGGGGCTCGCCGGACGCATCGATCGCGACACCGTCGTCGCGGCCGGGCACTCATGGGGCGCTCAAACCGTGCAGATGTTGCTGGGCGCACGCGTCATCAATCCCGACGGCACCCTCGGCATCGACTATCGCGACGACAGGGTGAGCGCCGGCGTGCTCCTTGCCGCGACCGGAGTCGGCGGGCCGGAACTCAGCCCGTTCGCCGCGGAACATCTCCCGTTCATGAATCCGTCCTTCGCGCAGTTGACGACGTCGACGCTGGTCGTCGCGGGCGACCACGATCAATCGAAGATGTCGATTCGAGGGCCGGACTGGTTCACCGATGCCTACACGTTGAGTCCGGGCGCCACCGACCTGCTGACCCTGTTCGGTGCGGAGCATTCGCTCGGCGGCATCCCGAACTACGAAGCAGCCGAGACCACCGATGAGAACCCTGAACGAGTCGCGGTCCTGCAGCGACTCACCACCGCCTATCTGCGAAGCGTCGTCACCCGTGACCCGAGCCTGTGGGAACAGGCCCGAAAGACGTTCAGCGCCACCGGTTCGACCATCGGACGGATAGAGAGCAAAAGACATCCCGAACCCGGAGAATCCGAAGGCGAAAACACGAAAACCCCTGGAATACCAGGGGTTTTCATTGGCGGTGGCGGTGGGATTTGA